ATACATGTTTGCCTTCTGTGGATGAGTGGTCTCATGCATCTGAtttatgtcagttcttaaaGGTATTTTATAATGCAACAAATCTATTCTCTACCTCTAAGCAGGTAACatctaatcttgtttttgaagaagttttatcAATTTATCATCATTTGCGTAGGCATCGTGGACCATCAAATGAATATATGAGGGCATTGAtttgcaaaatgcaagaaaaatttgacaaatacttcaagagctACAATATTCTTTTTGCAATTGCAGTTGTTTTGGATCCTATGTTCAAGTTGTCgtacttgaagtatttgcttgaTGATTTGGATAAACCAGATGCAATAGTAAAATATGAAGCTGTAGAGAAGAtccttcatgaattgtatgttgaatacaaaaacatgtatggTGAAAGTGACGTAAGTAATATGCGAATGGACAATGCATGTACTAGTACCATGATTGCAACTGAAGAGTATAGAAGTGTGGCTAGATTTGCGTTCAAAGCATA
This window of the Nymphaea colorata isolate Beijing-Zhang1983 chromosome 2, ASM883128v2, whole genome shotgun sequence genome carries:
- the LOC126409811 gene encoding zinc finger BED domain-containing protein RICESLEEPER 3-like, translating into MVQDGMNDMVDTILKIRDSVKYVRRSPKRLHGFKQCVKAMGLDEKKRLNYDIPTRWNSTFIMLRDVLLFKDVFQHLTSCDPNYTCLPSVDEWSHASDLCQFLKVFYNATNLFSTSKQVTSNLVFEEVLSIYHHLRRHRGPSNEYMRALICKMQEKFDKYFKSYNILFAIAVVLDPMFKLSYLKYLLDDLDKPDAIVKYEAVEKILHELYVEYKNMYGESDVSNMRMDNACTSTMIATEEYRSVARFAFKAYFSSVSPAVAHTDLDKYLIDPMKEIAHNADFNILSWWKTNESKYKIVAKMA